The following are encoded in a window of Flavobacterium psychrotrophum genomic DNA:
- a CDS encoding DUF1543 domain-containing protein produces MSIDNTTLYMVMLGAAPPGRTIEQHDIFFGIGKNVKALKKDIYNFWPNAGQLHIDSWRAITKVDDFVIKIVPKSEAIPQELKLFFLNLGGYLPNDLEEYHYKILVVAKTMGKAIKAAKQTAFYKQYGFKGAESHIDEKYALDVDDMHKVEDLLPQHLKELYHIQITPALGEPEDTLHAGYVKLGPA; encoded by the coding sequence ATGAGTATTGATAACACTACACTTTATATGGTTATGCTGGGTGCCGCACCTCCCGGGCGCACGATAGAACAACACGATATATTTTTTGGTATCGGCAAAAATGTCAAGGCGTTAAAGAAGGATATTTATAATTTTTGGCCCAATGCGGGCCAACTGCATATTGACTCATGGCGAGCTATAACCAAGGTAGATGATTTTGTTATAAAAATTGTCCCGAAAAGCGAAGCCATACCACAGGAACTTAAGCTTTTCTTCCTGAACCTGGGCGGATATTTACCTAACGACCTCGAAGAATATCATTATAAAATACTGGTAGTGGCTAAAACCATGGGTAAAGCCATTAAGGCCGCTAAGCAAACTGCGTTTTATAAACAGTATGGTTTTAAAGGCGCAGAATCGCACATTGACGAAAAATATGCCCTTGATGTAGATGACATGCACAAGGTGGAAGACCTGTTGCCACAGCATTTAAAAGAGCTGTACCACATACAGATTACTCCTGCACTTGGGGAACCCGAAGACACGCTGCATGCTGGTTATGTAAAACTTGGCCCTGCCTAG
- a CDS encoding RNA polymerase sigma factor: MANVVIPDAVLVKNYVGGDENALATLIKRHQSKIYGFIYSKVSDRDISDDIFQDTFIKVIKTLKSNSYNEEGKFLPWVMRISHNLIVDHFRRNKKMPMHRETEEFSIFSIMTDNSPNVESRIITEQVETDLKRLIMELPEDQKEVLQMRMYQDLSFKEIADLTGVSINTALGRMRYALMNLRKVIEKNKIILTN; the protein is encoded by the coding sequence ATGGCTAATGTTGTAATCCCTGACGCTGTCCTGGTGAAAAATTATGTAGGTGGAGATGAAAATGCTCTTGCTACGTTAATTAAGAGACACCAATCAAAAATTTACGGTTTTATCTATTCAAAAGTTTCTGACAGGGATATTTCTGATGATATCTTTCAGGATACTTTTATAAAAGTGATAAAAACACTGAAATCTAACTCATATAATGAGGAGGGTAAATTCCTGCCGTGGGTAATGCGTATTTCGCACAACCTTATTGTAGATCATTTCCGTCGCAACAAAAAGATGCCTATGCACCGTGAAACAGAAGAGTTTTCTATCTTCTCTATCATGACAGACAACAGCCCTAACGTAGAGAGCCGCATTATTACAGAACAGGTTGAAACTGATTTGAAAAGGCTTATCATGGAGCTGCCAGAAGACCAAAAAGAAGTACTGCAAATGCGTATGTACCAGGATTTGAGCTTTAAAGAAATAGCAGACCTTACAGGTGTTAGCATCAATACTGCACTGGGCCGCATGCGTTATGCCCTTATGAACCTTCGTAAAGTAATCGAAAAAAATAAAATTATTTTGACTAATTAG
- a CDS encoding DUF1905 domain-containing protein, producing the protein MDSTPLTNKQYLLEKMPGKGGWTYIRLTDINQPKGTPFGMMRVKGTIDSYELSSCTLMPMGSGCLFLPVKAAIRKTIKKDEGDYVHLVLFKDDELFKVPQQLEERLKQEGVDKHFLKYKPWEQRMCSQWIFSAKRPETVNERIIKTIIRLKRNEKIV; encoded by the coding sequence ATGGACTCAACGCCCCTCACCAATAAACAATACCTTTTAGAAAAAATGCCCGGCAAGGGCGGCTGGACCTATATTCGCCTTACAGATATCAACCAGCCTAAAGGCACGCCCTTTGGCATGATGCGCGTTAAAGGTACAATAGACAGCTACGAACTTAGCAGTTGCACACTTATGCCTATGGGTAGCGGATGCTTGTTTTTGCCTGTAAAAGCAGCTATAAGAAAAACAATTAAAAAAGACGAAGGCGATTATGTACACCTTGTTTTATTTAAGGATGATGAACTCTTTAAAGTACCACAGCAATTAGAGGAACGCTTAAAACAGGAAGGCGTAGATAAACATTTTTTGAAATACAAACCCTGGGAGCAACGCATGTGCTCTCAATGGATATTTAGTGCAAAACGACCTGAGACCGTAAATGAGCGTATTATTAAAACTATTATTCGCCTAAAGCGGAACGAAAAAATTGTATGA